One window from the genome of Podospora pseudocomata strain CBS 415.72m chromosome 1 map unlocalized CBS415.72m_1.2, whole genome shotgun sequence encodes:
- a CDS encoding uncharacterized protein (EggNog:ENOG503NWV0; CAZy:CE15; COG:S), which produces MRYSILFTAATAAVLSAAAPASSENDQEISPRQVQCAPLPSPFPTWQQLPLQSSLPDPFLPLKYTTTDNAAGSSTFARDVMTGNAPNRIKSRAEWYQCRQPEILQLLQEYQFGYYPDPTQEKVEATRSGTTLQITVTGPQNKRGSFRATIQLPSGASSSRPAPVVINIGGMQNQPYLQAGIAVAQFDYTTVAPDSNSKTGAFWSIYNGRDIGVLTAWAWGFHRTLDAIQLTVPEIDPYRVGVTGCSRLGKAALVAGLFDKRITVTMPMSSGVQGLGPYRYFTLSGQGENLENSKQGAGWWSNSKLGSFMNHHENLPFDAHTIAAAIAPRALIIDQGTGDQFVNSKGTATVIFPAAKVVYDWLGAGDKIGINVRSGGHCDMSGFNGILPFVQKIFFNTTTTRNFHSLGTYNTPLATSYPWATAVPQA; this is translated from the exons ATGCGTTACTCCATTCTCTTCACTGCGGCGACAGCAGCCGTTTTATCGGCTGCGGCACCAGCATCTAGTGAGAATGACCAAGAGATCTCCCCCCGTCAAGTCCAATGCGCACCCTTGCCTTCTCCCTTCCCGACCTGGCAACAACTCCCACTCCAGTCCTCGCTCCCTGACCCCTTTTTACCGTTAAagtacaccaccaccgacaacgCCGCCGGTTCCTCGACCTTTGCCCGCGATGTCATGACCGGCAACGCCCCCAACCGCATCAAGTCCCGTGCTGAGTGGTACCAGTGCCGCCAACCCGAgatcctccagctcctccaagaaTACCAATTCGGGTACTACCCCGACCCAACCCAGGAAAAGGTCGAAGCCACCCGGTCAGGCACGACCCTGCAAATCACCGTCACGGGTCCCCAAAACAAACGCGGCTCATTCAGGGCCACCATCCAGCTGCCCTCCGGAGCGAGCAGCTCCCGTCCGGCGCCCGTCGTGATCAACATAGGCGGCATGCAAAATCAGCCCTACCTCCAAGCCGGCATCGCCGTCGCCCAGTTCGACTACACTACCGTGGCCCCCGACAGCAACTCTAAGACGGGAGCCTTTTGGAGCATCTACAACGGCCGCGACATTGGCGTCCTGACCGCCTGGGCCTGGGGCTTCCACCGCACCCTCGACGCGATCCAGCTCACCGTCCCAGAGATCGACCCCTATCGCGTCGGTGTGACTGGCTGCTCCCGTCTGGGGAAAGCCGCCCTGGTCGCGGGGCTGTTTGACAAGCgcatcaccgtcaccatgCCCATGTCTTCTGGCGTTCAGGGGCTGGGACCGTACCGGTACTTTACGCTGTCCGGGCAGGGCGAGAACCTTGAGAACAGCAAGCAGGGTGCCGGGTGGTGGTCGAATTCCAAGCTGGGGAGTTTTATGAACCACCACGAGAACCTGCCCTTTGACGCGCACACCATTGCCGCTGCCATCGCTCCGCGGGCGTTGATTATCGACCAGGGAACGGGCGACCAGTTTGTGAACAGCAAAGGGACGGCAACCGTCATTTTCCCAGCGGCCAAGGTGGTGTATGACTGGCTTGGGGCGGGGGACAAGATTGGAATCAATGTCAGGAGCGGAGGACATTGTGATATGAGCGGATT TAACGGGATCCTGCCCTTTGTGCAAAAGATCTttttcaacaccaccaccaccagaaacTTTCACAGCCTGGGCACCTACAACACACCCCTGGCCACATCGTACCCTTGGGCAACTGCCGTTCCGCAGGCGTAG